In Niveispirillum cyanobacteriorum, the following proteins share a genomic window:
- a CDS encoding PhoH family protein, with amino-acid sequence MAKRQSKPASSSSDNKVQPLFPRQSTGWDPLGNAGDERREQSYVRTVKPMSAGQALLMQAIKDHNLTLALGPAGTGKTYLAISSAVTALEKGEVDRIVLSRPAIEAGESIGYLPGDVNEKMAPFLRPLYDALSDRLGSKRLKAMMADGSIEIAPVGYMRGRTLNNAFVVIDEAQNCTYAQIKMLLTRLGWHSTMVLTGDPDQSDLLPGVSGLADIARRLEVVEGISIVRLADADIVRHPLVASMLTVL; translated from the coding sequence ATGGCCAAGCGCCAGTCCAAGCCCGCGTCCAGCAGCAGTGATAACAAGGTCCAGCCGCTTTTCCCCCGCCAGTCGACGGGTTGGGACCCGTTGGGCAATGCGGGGGACGAACGGCGCGAGCAATCCTATGTCCGCACCGTCAAGCCGATGAGTGCGGGCCAGGCCCTGCTGATGCAGGCCATCAAGGATCACAACCTGACCTTGGCACTGGGTCCCGCGGGCACCGGTAAGACCTATCTGGCCATTTCATCGGCGGTCACGGCCCTGGAAAAGGGGGAAGTGGACCGGATCGTCCTGTCCCGTCCCGCCATCGAGGCCGGCGAAAGCATCGGGTACCTGCCGGGCGACGTGAATGAGAAGATGGCGCCTTTCCTGCGCCCGCTCTATGACGCGTTGTCTGACCGGTTGGGGTCCAAGCGGCTGAAGGCCATGATGGCCGATGGTTCCATCGAAATCGCGCCTGTCGGCTATATGCGCGGACGCACGCTGAACAACGCCTTCGTGGTGATCGACGAGGCGCAGAACTGCACCTATGCCCAGATCAAGATGCTGCTGACGCGTCTGGGCTGGCATTCCACCATGGTCCTGACGGGTGACCCGGATCAGTCGGACCTGCTGCCCGGCGTGTCGGGACTGGCCGATATTGCCCGCCGGCTGGAGGTGGTGGAGGGGATTTCCATCGTCCGTCTGGCCGATGCCGACATCGTGCGTCACCCGCTGGTGGCCAGCATGCTGACGGTGCTGTAA
- a CDS encoding methyl-accepting chemotaxis protein, translated as MDISRLSISARILGIIALLSMLTVSVGLFASTRLVSTDAQYSRLLNGDQTAALEVVRAVRELTAVSRQSYKLLSMPDEKRIQEAHDRGVRNFGQASGHLDRTRETAPRYASRIAEIQKDLLASQEIFKEIAPVVRAGKPADALALVSGRFDPAMDGLRDKALKLSDELRDAVHTESVAATADAQQSRLLVLATMGIGILLLGGLAFYISTYTIARPVEAVTAAMARVADGDLSVVVPGLGRQDEIGRLATALQTFKANAAQAQKLAEDVKQAEQRAEEERRQGMLRLADSFEAGVMGIVSRVASAASHLNDSAVTLSASAEQARGQTGVVSAATDQTSANVQTVAASAEQMTASIGEITRQVGTSASIARAAAERAQATNGTIQALATEADAIGAVVKLIAEIASQTNLLALNATIEAARAGEAGKGFAVVASEVKNLASQTAKATEDISARIAAIQQASGGAVAATTEITRTIAEINEIATSIAAAVEEQDAATREIARNVQQAAIGTAEIAGNIGGVRQAVESTSGSATDLLSSASELTREADDLRQQVESFIARVRIG; from the coding sequence ATGGATATCAGCCGCCTGTCCATCTCCGCCCGAATCCTGGGCATCATTGCCCTGCTCTCAATGCTCACCGTCAGCGTCGGTCTGTTCGCCTCTACACGGCTGGTCAGCACCGATGCTCAATATTCACGATTGCTGAATGGCGACCAGACGGCAGCGCTGGAGGTTGTACGCGCTGTGCGGGAACTGACGGCGGTCAGCCGGCAAAGCTACAAGCTGCTCTCCATGCCCGACGAGAAACGCATTCAGGAAGCCCATGATCGCGGTGTCCGCAATTTCGGGCAGGCATCGGGCCATCTGGACCGGACACGCGAGACCGCACCGCGCTATGCCTCACGCATCGCGGAAATCCAGAAGGACCTTCTGGCCAGCCAGGAGATTTTCAAGGAAATCGCGCCGGTGGTACGGGCCGGCAAACCGGCAGACGCGTTGGCCCTGGTCAGCGGACGGTTTGATCCCGCTATGGATGGCTTGCGCGACAAGGCCCTGAAATTGTCCGATGAACTTCGTGACGCGGTACATACCGAGTCCGTGGCCGCGACAGCGGATGCGCAGCAATCCCGGCTACTGGTGCTGGCCACGATGGGTATCGGCATCCTGCTGCTGGGTGGTCTTGCCTTCTATATCTCCACCTACACGATCGCACGACCCGTGGAGGCCGTGACGGCGGCCATGGCGCGGGTGGCGGACGGTGACCTGTCCGTTGTCGTTCCCGGATTGGGCCGCCAGGATGAGATCGGGCGGCTGGCAACAGCGCTGCAAACCTTCAAGGCCAACGCCGCACAAGCACAAAAGCTGGCCGAGGACGTTAAGCAAGCCGAGCAGCGTGCAGAGGAGGAGCGCCGCCAAGGCATGCTGAGACTGGCCGACAGTTTCGAGGCTGGGGTCATGGGCATCGTATCCCGTGTCGCGTCTGCCGCCAGCCACCTGAATGACAGCGCCGTGACCCTGTCGGCATCCGCCGAACAGGCGCGGGGCCAGACGGGCGTCGTTTCCGCCGCCACCGACCAGACCAGCGCCAATGTGCAGACGGTAGCGGCATCGGCAGAGCAGATGACCGCCTCCATCGGGGAGATCACGCGTCAGGTCGGGACCTCGGCCAGCATCGCGCGCGCCGCCGCCGAACGCGCCCAGGCCACCAACGGCACCATCCAGGCACTGGCGACAGAGGCCGATGCCATTGGGGCTGTCGTCAAGCTGATCGCCGAGATCGCCAGCCAGACCAACCTGTTGGCGCTGAACGCCACCATTGAGGCGGCACGCGCCGGAGAGGCTGGCAAGGGCTTTGCCGTCGTCGCATCGGAGGTAAAAAATCTGGCCAGCCAGACGGCCAAGGCAACAGAAGACATCTCCGCCCGTATCGCCGCCATTCAGCAGGCTAGCGGCGGGGCCGTGGCGGCAACGACCGAGATCACGCGGACCATCGCGGAGATAAACGAGATCGCGACCAGCATTGCCGCCGCCGTGGAAGAACAGGATGCCGCCACGCGTGAGATCGCCCGCAATGTACAGCAGGCGGCCATCGGTACCGCAGAGATCGCGGGCAATATTGGCGGCGTGCGCCAAGCCGTGGAGAGCACCAGCGGCAGCGCCACCGACCTCCTGTCGTCTGCCAGCGAATTGACGCGGGAGGCCGACGATCTGCGCCAGCAGGTAGAGAGTTTTATCGCCCGTGTACGGATCGGTTAA
- a CDS encoding substrate-binding periplasmic protein — MCGLLLAPLPVAGAEEWSFTTLEWPPFSGSLPQGGAMTTVLRAAFSTQGEDLRITTLPWKRAVAAAMQTDGPHVGFFTATKAECDAAGGILSEKPIGHFRYALAQRQELPVRWTKPDDLSGLMIGVVDGYDNGPIITDLNKRGLIRLDSAPTDSANLRKLQAGRIDAAVVEISQFAFLQPKVGQAQIAQGLSALVLNERPLGPPQSLHACFNKGHRAALAHASLLRGLQKIDSRELADRYMEHLGQEGAVSN, encoded by the coding sequence ATGTGCGGGTTGCTCCTGGCCCCGCTGCCGGTGGCAGGGGCTGAGGAATGGTCCTTCACCACCCTGGAATGGCCCCCCTTCTCTGGCAGTTTACCGCAGGGCGGGGCCATGACCACGGTCCTGCGTGCGGCCTTCTCCACCCAAGGTGAAGACCTCCGCATCACCACCTTGCCCTGGAAGCGTGCGGTAGCCGCCGCAATGCAGACGGATGGCCCCCATGTTGGCTTCTTCACGGCCACCAAAGCCGAATGCGATGCGGCCGGCGGCATCCTTTCGGAAAAGCCTATCGGGCATTTCCGTTACGCCCTGGCCCAGCGTCAGGAATTGCCGGTACGCTGGACAAAGCCTGACGACCTCTCCGGCCTGATGATCGGGGTGGTCGATGGCTATGATAATGGCCCCATCATCACCGATCTTAACAAACGCGGGCTGATCCGGCTGGACAGCGCGCCCACCGACAGCGCCAACCTGCGCAAGCTTCAGGCCGGGCGCATCGACGCCGCCGTGGTCGAAATCAGCCAGTTCGCGTTTCTGCAGCCCAAGGTGGGCCAGGCGCAGATTGCCCAGGGATTGTCGGCCCTGGTGCTGAACGAACGGCCCTTGGGGCCGCCGCAGTCGTTGCATGCCTGTTTCAACAAGGGCCACCGCGCCGCCCTGGCCCACGCCAGCCTGCTGCGCGGCTTGCAGAAGATCGACAGCCGGGAGCTGGCCGACCGCTATATGGAGCATCTGGGACAGGAAGGGGCCGTGTCGAACTGA